In the genome of Candidatus Cloacimonadota bacterium, the window AATTCCTTCTTCTCTTAGTAGAGATTTGATTAATACTTCACAGGTTTTTGCTCCACATGGTCCCATGCCCGCTCTGGTAATTGCTTTAATCTGATTTAGATCGGTAATTCCCTTTCTGATAAGCGCTCTAACATCTGCAACTGTAACGCGCTCACAAAGGCAAATCATAGCGTCATTTGCCATTCTATCTGGAATTATCGCTTGGGGCAACGCTTCACTTACGGCAGAATCCTGAACCCTAAATCCGGCAATCTTGCGGGCAATATTAGCCGGAACTTGGAAACGAACAAGGCAAGTGTGTTGTTGTTTAAATTCATTTATCGATACAATTTCAAAATATCCCAATTCATTTGCGTCTATATCGGTGAGCATCCTCTTGTCTCCTACCTCAATAGATTTATTCATTATCTCATAAGGAATTGTCACAATAGGGTATTGAGGGTCTTTGCGGTAATCGACTAAGGTAATGGCTAAACCCGGACATATCAACAGACATTTTCCGCAACCAATGCAAGATCCCGTGTAGCGGGGTACAGCCAAAAGACTTCCATCTTCTGTTTGAATAGAATTGGTGGGGCACACGGTAGTACAAGGATTGCAGGGAATTTCCTGTAAACAATGGATGATTGGCATTACTCCACTATCTTGTGTTATTTGCTGATAATCTTTAATTTGACCTGGATGAGCCTTGAGCACTTCAGCCTTAGTATACCAGCTTTGAGGAATATCTTCAATCGAATCTCCCTTAATTGCTTTAGCTATTCTCAAACCTGCAATTCTACCATTAAACATTGCTGAGCTCGCTTCTGCTATTTCCAGAGCATCTCCAGCAGAATCTACAGGAATACCCGCCTGTTTAGCTTCTATCGTGAATTCCGAAAGAGAATCTAAGCCAACAGCAATTAGTATTGTATCGCAAGCAAAGGTCTTCTCGCTACCTTCAATTGCCTTAAAATGCGAATCAACTTGGGTAATAGTTATGCTTTCCACTGTCTCTTCGCCATTTGCACACAAGATTGAATGTGAAGTGAAAATCGGCACACCAAATCTTCGCAGTTTGTCAGCATGAACCTTATAACCTCCACACATAGGCAAAGCCTCAGCTAAGCCTACTACCTCTATACCTGCTTGCAAGGCATGATACCCTGCTATAAGCCCTACATTTCCTCCCCCTACAATAAATAATCTCTGAGTTGGGCGCACAAGATCTCTGTTCACCAAGGTCTGAAAAGCTCCCGCTCCATAGATGCGCGCTAGCTTATTTCCGGGAAATCGTAAAAATTTCTCACGTGCACCGGCAGCATTAAGAATTCTCTGGGGATTGACCAATTTGTATGTCCCATCCTTAATTATACCTACTTTTTTATCACTAAATACAAACAAGGCGGTGCTGTTTACCCATGTTTTTACGCTTGGCAAGCTGCTAACCCTTTCTGCTAGAATCTGCCCAATATTATGCCCTCTGGTACCCGCTCTGCTATCCTCTTCTGAACCAAAAAACTTATGTGTTTGCAGAACAAGTTTTCCTCCTAGGGCATTTTTATCGTCTATCAGTAAAGTATCAATATTGTGTTTGCCAAGTTCAGTTGCCGCTGAAAGACCTGCCGGACCACCACCAATTATTAGAACTTCACAAGATATTTCTTCGATTGGCTTAAACTCTATCGGTTCTACTTCTTCAGTTAATTGTGGTAAGCCTTCGGCACTTTGAACAACCATGTTCTCAGATACTGGCGTCATGCAGGATTTCACGGCTACACCGTTGGCGATAACCATACATTTTGCGCATTGCCCGTTGGCACAAAATATCCCTTGCGCACTACCATCTTTGTGATGGTGACCAAACACATTAATGCCATTTGCTATTAATGCAGAAGATATCATCTCCCCTTTTCGGGCCTTTAGTTTCTCTTTGTTAAAATAGAAGCTTACCAGGTCCAGGCTAGGCACATCCAATATTGGATGCTCCTCAATACGGAATTGCCTCATGTATCGAACTCCTTGTTTGAGAAAATGTTAGAATTTAGTAATCCACTAAATGCCATTTATGGATATAAACTTAAAAAATGCCTGCTACTGTCAAGAAAAAGAGTATCTCAATTCTTGTTTTTTATATAAATTTCGTATGGAGTTATCGTTGAGTAATCTGGGCACAGGGTAAGCTCCCATACTACAAAAGTGGAGTGGGAGGCTTAGTTACGATTAGAAAAAACCCCCTAAACCAAGATCTCGTGCATAAATACCTGCTATATATGGATGCGCAACTAGCTCATAGAGTTAGTTGTTCCTTGGTTAAACTAATCTATAAGCTTACCATTGATCATTACTGAATAATTATGTAAATGCCTTAATGAACATAGTTCCCAAATTTTGTTATCGATCAATTGACTTTATAGGTCTGTATATTCTTACACTCAATCCTATGTCGGATATCCAAAACTGATTATTGCTTTATTACCATACGAAAAAAAATGCTAGAGTAATGTTGCAATTTTTCCACATCACAATTGAGAAATTTGATAAGAATCGTTAAACGTCAATAAGGCACTTTGTGGTCAGATCAACTCAGTATTCTTCTTCTCATTATCGATGTAATCATAAATAGAGCTGGTTATTATTGCTTGGCATAGCTATAACGCATAGTATAGCGCTATTTAGAGAAATGTCATTAATAGAAATGCGTCACATAACAAAATTTTTGTGTATTTATTGACAATATTATATTGACCTCCATTATGAGGTAATGAGAAGGTTTTTCCCTTGACATCTATTCGCACGTAATCATATTTTGCATATAATCAATTCGGCATGGAGGAAAAATGAAAGATTTGTTTAGACGCATTGTTTTTTTGATTCTTTTTTTGGAGATAGTCTGTATGATATTTGCTCAAACCAGTCCCGATTGGCTTTGGGTAAGTTCCGCTTCTGGTTCAGGTGGTCAAATTGCACGTTGCCTAAGTGTTGATTCAGATGGTAATCAATACGTTACAGGCAGTTTTGAATCAATTACAGTATTTTCAGAACAAACTGTTACAAGTGCTGGTAATACAGATATCTACGTAGGAAAATTAGATTCTAATGGCAATTGGATTTGGGCGCAGAGAGCAGGCGGCAGTGAATCTGATGAGCCTTGGGGTATTGCATTAGATGCATCAAGTAATATCTACATCACAGGAACCTTTTCCAATACAGCAAATTTTGGTGAAATTGAAATAGGTTCTGAAGGCAATAAAGATATATTTGTTGCAAAACTTGATAATTCAGGAAATTGGTTATGGGCATCCGGAGCGGGAAGCACTGGAGAGGATTACGGTTATTCGTTAACTGCTTTGTCTGATGGAACTTGTTACGTTACTGGATATATTTATGATACGGCAACATTCGGTGAACACCAGATTAGTCCTTTTGGATACACTGACATATTCCTTGCTCAGATAGGCAGCGATGGGATTTGGCAATGGGTGCAAAGAGCCGGCGGAACCAATCTTGATAAAGGAAAAGCCGTTGCAACAGATCACAATGGAAATGTATATTTGAGTGGCACATTCCGCAATATGGGTACTTTTGGGGAACTGAGCTTATCCAGTAATGGGCAAAACGATGTGTTTGTTGCCAAACTTGATGCTTTAGGAAATTGGCTTTGGGCACTTAACTGCGGTGGAAGTTCTTATGATGACGATGTATTTGATATTGATGTAAATAGCAGCGGTGTTTGTTGCATAACAGGTGAATTCTACTCCACGGGAGTATTTGGGGATATCGAGATAACTAGTTCTAATAATCGAGATGCATTTATTGCTGCTTTAGATTCTTTGGGCAATTGGCTTTGGGCAACTCGAGCTGGAGGCTTTGGTACAGATTCAGGCAATAGTGTAGTTATAGACAATAACAGTGCTGTCTATGTTTCGGGAAATTTCCAAAATACTATAGATTTAGGCAGCTTAGAGTTATCATCTAGTGGTATATGGGACATCTTCATCGCAGGTATAGACTCTTCCGGAGAATGGATATGGGCAGATAGCGCCGGAAGTGGCGCTAATGATTTTGCCGGAGGAATCGCATTAGGCGAAGAAAATAGAATATACGTTCATGGTACTTTTTCCGGAACGTCA includes:
- a CDS encoding SBBP repeat-containing protein, coding for MKDLFRRIVFLILFLEIVCMIFAQTSPDWLWVSSASGSGGQIARCLSVDSDGNQYVTGSFESITVFSEQTVTSAGNTDIYVGKLDSNGNWIWAQRAGGSESDEPWGIALDASSNIYITGTFSNTANFGEIEIGSEGNKDIFVAKLDNSGNWLWASGAGSTGEDYGYSLTALSDGTCYVTGYIYDTATFGEHQISPFGYTDIFLAQIGSDGIWQWVQRAGGTNLDKGKAVATDHNGNVYLSGTFRNMGTFGELSLSSNGQNDVFVAKLDALGNWLWALNCGGSSYDDDVFDIDVNSSGVCCITGEFYSTGVFGDIEITSSNNRDAFIAALDSLGNWLWATRAGGFGTDSGNSVVIDNNSAVYVSGNFQNTIDLGSLELSSSGIWDIFIAGIDSSGEWIWADSAGSGANDFAGGIALGEENRIYVHGTFSGTSSFGEFELPTSGGFDIFVAKLSLAGISVEDELIPEFVSSAYLHNAIPNPVIKGSIVKVKTHLAVNESATLELFNVRGQLLATYPVFYGIQTHDFNSNNLSSGIYLYRLKTANTSIVKKLTVIR
- a CDS encoding FAD-dependent oxidoreductase; the encoded protein is MRQFRIEEHPILDVPSLDLVSFYFNKEKLKARKGEMISSALIANGINVFGHHHKDGSAQGIFCANGQCAKCMVIANGVAVKSCMTPVSENMVVQSAEGLPQLTEEVEPIEFKPIEEISCEVLIIGGGPAGLSAATELGKHNIDTLLIDDKNALGGKLVLQTHKFFGSEEDSRAGTRGHNIGQILAERVSSLPSVKTWVNSTALFVFSDKKVGIIKDGTYKLVNPQRILNAAGAREKFLRFPGNKLARIYGAGAFQTLVNRDLVRPTQRLFIVGGGNVGLIAGYHALQAGIEVVGLAEALPMCGGYKVHADKLRRFGVPIFTSHSILCANGEETVESITITQVDSHFKAIEGSEKTFACDTILIAVGLDSLSEFTIEAKQAGIPVDSAGDALEIAEASSAMFNGRIAGLRIAKAIKGDSIEDIPQSWYTKAEVLKAHPGQIKDYQQITQDSGVMPIIHCLQEIPCNPCTTVCPTNSIQTEDGSLLAVPRYTGSCIGCGKCLLICPGLAITLVDYRKDPQYPIVTIPYEIMNKSIEVGDKRMLTDIDANELGYFEIVSINEFKQQHTCLVRFQVPANIARKIAGFRVQDSAVSEALPQAIIPDRMANDAMICLCERVTVADVRALIRKGITDLNQIKAITRAGMGPCGAKTCEVLIKSLLREEGIAISEIVPNTKRPIFVEVPLGTFPSGGKK